In Acinetobacter sp. C32I, one genomic interval encodes:
- a CDS encoding LysM peptidoglycan-binding domain-containing protein, with amino-acid sequence MYKSSTLVSQTSATSLFKITVLTSALVALGITTGCSSTPQSSKTSSSKQVGSGYLDASSLDSLEDLLSATDMRAVEGDRLLVLKHGDVWKRMTVGFKMDLNHWDSRIEAQRSWFISRQPYLDRLSARASRYLYHTVKEAERRGMPTELALLPIIESSYDPAATSSAAAAGLWQFIPSTGRIYGLQQTSLYDGRRDVVESTRAAYEFFGSLYNQFGSWELALAAYNAGPGRIQQAINRNRAAGLPTDYWSLKLPQETMNYVPRFLAVAQIIKNPNAYGVSLPPIANRPHFREVSLAAPLELNQIASITGLSRAELYALNPGYRGEMVDPMSPMRILIPADLSPSIDAKLRSGKTSSGGFWASNKTPPPMNTNPLSTSTTVRTTTSTGSSTSTSTVTPPNLTASNTSRPTTSISNTSKVNTPRGSNALASFAAAADVPSAPRIPVAITPATNVKPVVTEPPISLKEREQISAAIKEEGKKETVAQVLEPQATQAERDQVVAEIKAIAPKGTEIVDPFDGKIKLTAIQTSQSVADEKGQEVSKGFAYPKNLVEDSATANSEDAKRNQGKPYIKTDTDVVVVAPKGKRSTYVVQPGDTLAIIAQKNGVNWRDIAQWNQIDPNGTLFVGASLYLYDAKPEAPKAAEKPESYVVQSGDSLTNLASRFDLSLKQLADYNNLSVTDGLFVGQKLTLIEPKNNSRTTQQAARATEAKAAAAQKVATKAYTVKRGEYLKLIADRYALSNQELADLTSGLTASSSLFVGQKINVPLHEVSSTQDTVEPTKSNVKYDNVSASTSYKTENYTVQRGDTLSSIATKSKISLSELAELNNLKSNSGVRLGQSLKIPAGSTVPDQYVVQSGDSLNAIAAKYNLQLSYVADLNGLERTSGVRVGQRLKLTGDVPAKNTTSNTTKSREETTPDVYTVKSGDTLGNIASRHNLQLDYVAGLNGLTRGSNVRIGQKLKLTGDLPKTETAKVDDSKTTTKTSASSRNTERYAVKAGESLNSIANRFGMSGRELAELNNLKANASLQRGQSISVPKTVSEYKVKRGDTLIGLASRYGLETSALAEMNDLTPSTQLRIGDVIKVPNL; translated from the coding sequence ATGTATAAATCGAGCACATTGGTGTCGCAAACATCTGCAACATCATTATTCAAAATTACTGTACTCACTTCTGCTCTCGTTGCGTTGGGAATCACCACTGGTTGTTCTTCAACACCTCAATCAAGTAAAACTTCGTCTTCAAAGCAAGTCGGTTCAGGTTATTTGGATGCCAGCAGTTTAGACTCACTTGAAGACTTATTGTCTGCGACGGACATGCGTGCTGTGGAAGGCGATCGTTTATTGGTTCTGAAACACGGTGATGTGTGGAAGCGAATGACAGTTGGATTCAAGATGGACTTGAACCATTGGGATTCACGAATTGAAGCACAACGTAGCTGGTTTATTTCTCGTCAACCGTATTTAGATCGTTTAAGTGCGCGTGCCAGCCGCTATTTATATCACACAGTAAAAGAAGCTGAACGTCGTGGTATGCCAACAGAACTGGCATTACTGCCAATTATTGAAAGTTCCTATGATCCTGCTGCGACCAGTAGTGCAGCAGCGGCGGGTTTATGGCAGTTTATTCCAAGTACGGGCCGAATTTATGGCTTACAACAAACCAGCCTCTATGATGGCCGTCGTGACGTTGTTGAATCGACACGTGCAGCATATGAATTCTTTGGTAGCTTATATAATCAGTTTGGTTCTTGGGAGCTTGCATTGGCCGCTTATAATGCGGGTCCAGGGCGTATCCAACAAGCAATTAACCGTAACCGTGCCGCGGGTTTACCAACCGATTATTGGTCATTGAAATTGCCACAAGAAACCATGAACTATGTTCCGCGTTTCTTGGCTGTGGCACAAATTATTAAGAATCCAAATGCTTATGGGGTGAGTTTGCCACCCATCGCCAACCGTCCTCACTTTCGTGAAGTCAGTTTGGCTGCACCTCTAGAATTGAATCAAATTGCTTCAATCACAGGTTTAAGTCGTGCGGAGCTTTATGCATTGAACCCGGGTTATCGAGGCGAAATGGTTGATCCAATGAGCCCGATGCGTATCTTAATTCCAGCCGATCTCAGCCCTTCGATTGATGCAAAATTACGTTCAGGTAAAACCAGCTCTGGTGGTTTCTGGGCAAGTAATAAAACGCCACCGCCGATGAATACCAATCCGTTGAGTACTTCAACCACGGTTCGTACCACGACCAGTACTGGATCTAGCACCAGTACATCGACAGTAACACCGCCGAATTTAACGGCGAGTAATACTTCTCGTCCAACGACGTCAATTTCGAATACCAGCAAAGTCAACACACCTAGAGGCTCGAATGCTCTAGCTTCATTTGCCGCAGCTGCGGATGTGCCGAGCGCACCGCGTATTCCTGTTGCGATTACACCTGCAACCAATGTGAAACCTGTGGTGACCGAACCGCCAATTTCTTTGAAAGAGCGTGAGCAAATTAGCGCTGCAATTAAAGAAGAAGGCAAGAAAGAAACCGTGGCTCAAGTGTTAGAGCCACAAGCAACACAAGCTGAACGAGATCAGGTTGTGGCTGAAATCAAAGCGATTGCACCGAAGGGTACAGAAATTGTCGATCCATTTGACGGCAAGATCAAATTAACGGCGATTCAGACCAGCCAGTCGGTTGCAGATGAGAAAGGTCAAGAAGTCAGTAAGGGCTTTGCTTATCCAAAGAACTTGGTTGAAGACAGTGCGACGGCCAATAGTGAAGATGCCAAACGTAACCAAGGTAAGCCATATATCAAAACCGATACCGATGTGGTCGTGGTTGCACCGAAAGGCAAGCGCAGCACTTATGTGGTACAGCCTGGTGATACTTTAGCGATTATTGCGCAAAAAAATGGTGTGAACTGGCGTGATATCGCACAGTGGAACCAGATTGATCCAAACGGCACCTTATTTGTTGGCGCAAGCTTATATTTATATGATGCCAAACCTGAAGCGCCTAAAGCTGCTGAAAAACCAGAGAGTTATGTGGTGCAGTCAGGGGATAGTTTAACGAACCTGGCTTCACGCTTTGATTTAAGTCTGAAACAGTTGGCGGATTATAATAATCTGTCTGTGACAGATGGTTTGTTTGTTGGGCAAAAATTAACCTTGATTGAGCCGAAGAATAATAGCCGCACAACACAACAGGCTGCTCGTGCAACTGAAGCTAAGGCCGCAGCGGCTCAAAAAGTTGCGACTAAAGCCTATACAGTGAAGCGCGGTGAATATTTGAAACTGATTGCGGATCGTTATGCGTTGTCGAATCAGGAACTGGCTGATTTAACTTCTGGTTTAACTGCGAGCAGCAGCTTATTCGTTGGACAAAAAATCAATGTGCCATTACACGAAGTGTCTTCAACTCAGGACACCGTTGAGCCAACGAAGAGCAATGTAAAATACGACAATGTCAGTGCATCGACTAGTTATAAAACTGAAAACTATACCGTGCAACGCGGCGATACTTTATCGAGTATTGCAACCAAGTCGAAAATTAGTTTGAGCGAGTTGGCTGAGCTAAATAATTTAAAGTCAAATAGCGGCGTGCGTTTGGGTCAAAGCTTAAAGATTCCAGCAGGTTCAACTGTCCCTGATCAGTATGTGGTGCAGTCGGGTGATAGCTTGAATGCGATTGCAGCCAAGTACAATTTGCAACTGAGCTATGTTGCCGATCTAAATGGCTTGGAAAGAACCTCAGGTGTACGTGTTGGTCAGCGTTTAAAACTAACTGGTGATGTACCTGCAAAAAATACAACAAGCAATACGACCAAATCGAGAGAAGAAACGACACCTGATGTTTATACGGTTAAATCTGGCGATACCTTAGGTAATATTGCGAGTCGTCATAATTTACAGCTCGATTATGTTGCCGGTTTAAATGGTTTAACGCGCGGCAGTAATGTTCGTATTGGTCAAAAGCTCAAATTGACTGGCGACCTACCGAAGACTGAAACAGCAAAAGTAGATGACAGCAAAACAACGACCAAGACTTCAGCATCAAGTCGTAATACTGAAAGATATGCCGTAAAAGCGGGAGAGTCTTTAAACAGTATTGCCAATCGTTTTGGGATGTCTGGACGTGAATTGGCGGAGTTAAATAATCTGAAAGCCAATGCAAGCCTGCAACGTGGTCAAAGTATTTCAGTTCCTAAAACAGTGAGTGAATACAAAGTAAAACGTGGTGATACGCTGATTGGTTTGGCAAGCCGTTATGGTTTGGAAACAAGTGCGTTGGCAGAAATGAATGATTTAACGCCAAGTACTCAGTTACGTATTGGTGACGTGATTAAAGTGCCTAACCTGTAA
- a CDS encoding extracellular solute-binding protein, with protein sequence MIQLGLIKRLSLYAGLSLFAQSSFAAMQTTPYLAMHVQPKYTQLKVMPYANANAPKGGTLSQSSLGTFDNLNSMNGKGSSTEGVNYLFDSLMDRSLDEPRVMYPLLAEQVSYDPDQLQSVTFHLNPQARFNNGQPVTAEDVKFTFDTYQTKANLGFQMYLSDLAKTEVLAKHQIKFIFKSKNNVEMPLIVASLPIYSKLDWKNKDFGRVTLQPIVGSGPYVVDRIDAGRSISYKRSPNYWGKDLPVNKGRYNFDQLKYVYYRNLDVSFEGFKSRQFNLYEEKNIRNWVTAYHFPAAKSGLVKKYKAQLGTPLDIQSLVFNIRRAPLNDIYLRQALTYAYDFEWQNKALFFNQNRRLQSYFDNTDLAATGRPTAAELKLLKPYLAQFNPVMRQGILADWRYPVSDGSGFNRQNLLTAQQILKDAGYLIRNGQLYDRTGKAIRIELLMQQENPQRELMPFVRNLKRLGIQVQLRQVDVPQYMERIRHQDFDMMMLKLPQTLTPGKEQAQFWGSAAADEAGNYNYSGIKNPAIDQMIAKIVAAKTRDEVVLYTRVLDRLLRAGYYQILTYGKPERWFAYWDIYQQPSVKPKLSVGWEYWWVDANKAKKQEQSIQKH encoded by the coding sequence ATGATTCAGTTAGGCTTAATCAAAAGGCTTAGTCTATATGCTGGACTAAGCCTTTTTGCTCAGTCTTCATTTGCGGCAATGCAAACCACGCCGTATTTGGCGATGCATGTTCAGCCCAAATATACACAGTTGAAGGTGATGCCTTATGCCAATGCGAATGCACCGAAGGGGGGGACGCTGAGCCAATCGAGTTTGGGGACATTTGATAATTTAAACAGCATGAATGGTAAGGGCAGTTCAACTGAGGGCGTTAATTATTTATTTGATAGTTTGATGGATCGTTCGCTGGATGAGCCGCGTGTCATGTATCCACTACTCGCAGAACAGGTCAGTTACGATCCTGATCAACTGCAATCGGTCACCTTCCACTTGAATCCACAAGCACGATTTAATAATGGTCAGCCTGTAACTGCTGAAGATGTGAAATTTACCTTCGATACCTATCAGACCAAAGCCAATTTAGGCTTTCAAATGTATTTGTCAGATTTGGCTAAAACTGAAGTGTTAGCTAAACATCAAATCAAATTTATTTTTAAGTCTAAGAACAATGTGGAAATGCCACTGATTGTGGCAAGCCTACCGATTTACTCAAAATTGGATTGGAAGAATAAGGACTTTGGTCGCGTCACCCTTCAACCGATTGTGGGGTCGGGGCCTTATGTCGTAGATCGTATAGATGCAGGACGGAGTATTAGTTATAAGCGCAGTCCAAACTATTGGGGCAAGGATTTGCCAGTAAACAAAGGCCGTTATAACTTCGATCAACTCAAATATGTGTATTATCGAAATTTAGATGTTAGTTTTGAGGGGTTTAAATCTCGACAATTCAATTTATACGAAGAAAAAAATATCCGTAATTGGGTTACAGCCTATCACTTTCCAGCAGCGAAATCAGGTTTAGTCAAAAAGTATAAAGCGCAGTTAGGTACTCCTCTAGATATTCAAAGCTTGGTGTTTAATATCCGCCGAGCGCCACTCAATGATATTTATCTGCGTCAGGCATTAACCTACGCTTATGATTTTGAGTGGCAAAATAAGGCACTGTTCTTTAATCAAAATCGGCGCTTGCAAAGTTACTTTGATAATACTGATTTAGCAGCAACTGGCCGTCCGACTGCTGCTGAATTAAAGCTATTAAAACCATATTTGGCCCAGTTCAATCCAGTGATGCGACAAGGCATCTTGGCTGATTGGCGCTATCCTGTTTCTGATGGCAGTGGTTTCAATCGGCAGAATTTATTGACCGCACAACAGATCTTAAAAGATGCAGGTTATCTGATTCGCAATGGTCAGTTATATGATCGAACTGGCAAAGCCATTCGAATTGAATTATTGATGCAACAGGAAAACCCACAACGTGAATTAATGCCGTTTGTGCGCAATTTGAAGCGTTTAGGCATTCAGGTTCAGTTACGGCAAGTGGATGTACCGCAATATATGGAGCGGATTCGTCATCAAGATTTTGATATGATGATGTTGAAACTGCCACAGACTTTAACGCCTGGAAAAGAACAAGCTCAATTCTGGGGAAGTGCAGCAGCAGATGAGGCGGGTAATTATAATTATTCAGGGATCAAGAATCCTGCGATTGATCAGATGATCGCGAAAATTGTGGCGGCAAAAACACGCGATGAGGTGGTGTTGTATACGCGTGTGCTTGATCGTTTATTACGTGCAGGATATTACCAGATCCTGACTTATGGAAAACCTGAGCGTTGGTTTGCCTACTGGGATATCTATCAGCAGCCTTCGGTTAAACCAAAACTTTCTGTAGGGTGGGAGTATTGGTGGGTCGATGCCAATAAGGCTAAGAAACAGGAACAGTCTATACAAAAGCATTAA
- the yejB gene encoding microcin C ABC transporter permease YejB, whose amino-acid sequence MVHYILKRMLLMIPTLFFILLINFCIVQIAPGGPVEQAIQQIQNAQGLGGGNSAPSGLTTLAQYEGARGLSPEMIETIKAQYGFDRPAAERFWLMLKGYLSLDFGSSFFKDKPVTQLLYEKLPVTLSLGLWSIFLIYLIAIPLGIKKAKHNGLLFDQSTSLLLAVSYAIPSFVFAIVLIVFFAGGSYLQWFPLQGLVSENFAQLSLWAKVQDYLWHMSLPILSMVLGSFAALTYLTKYSFVEELQKPYVLTARSKGLNDNQILYGQVFRNAILVVVAALPEALVGIFFVGNLFIEIIFNLDGIGLLGFEAITQRDYPVIFGTLFLFTLFGMILRLIGDVLYQVIDPRIDFESRGGK is encoded by the coding sequence ATGGTTCACTATATTCTAAAAAGAATGTTATTGATGATCCCGACATTATTTTTCATTTTATTGATTAATTTTTGTATTGTGCAAATTGCCCCAGGCGGACCTGTCGAACAAGCAATTCAGCAAATTCAAAATGCGCAAGGCTTAGGGGGAGGCAACAGTGCACCCTCAGGTTTGACCACCTTGGCACAATATGAGGGTGCGCGTGGTTTAAGCCCAGAAATGATTGAAACAATCAAAGCCCAGTATGGTTTTGATCGGCCTGCCGCAGAACGCTTTTGGTTGATGTTGAAAGGCTATTTAAGCCTAGATTTTGGTAGCAGCTTTTTTAAAGATAAACCCGTAACTCAGCTGTTATACGAAAAGCTGCCTGTCACGCTGTCTTTGGGCTTGTGGAGCATCTTCCTGATCTATCTGATCGCAATCCCGCTGGGTATCAAAAAGGCCAAACATAATGGCTTGCTATTTGATCAATCCACTTCCTTATTATTAGCCGTGAGTTATGCCATTCCATCCTTTGTATTTGCTATTGTGTTGATTGTTTTCTTTGCTGGTGGCAGTTATTTACAATGGTTTCCATTACAAGGTCTGGTTTCGGAGAACTTTGCCCAATTGAGCCTCTGGGCCAAAGTACAAGATTATTTATGGCATATGAGTTTGCCCATCTTGAGTATGGTATTGGGTAGTTTTGCCGCACTGACGTATTTAACGAAGTATTCATTTGTTGAAGAGTTGCAAAAACCTTATGTACTGACTGCAAGATCAAAAGGACTGAATGACAATCAGATTCTTTATGGGCAGGTCTTTCGCAATGCAATTTTAGTGGTTGTGGCCGCTTTACCAGAAGCTTTGGTCGGTATTTTCTTTGTCGGTAATTTATTTATCGAAATCATTTTTAATTTAGATGGGATTGGTCTATTAGGTTTTGAAGCGATTACTCAGCGTGATTATCCTGTCATTTTTGGGACTTTATTTTTATTTACCTTATTCGGGATGATCTTGCGTTTAATCGGTGATGTACTGTATCAGGTGATTGACCCGCGCATTGATTTTGAATCAAGAGGTGGTAAATAA
- a CDS encoding ABC transporter permease codes for MSPLMRARFDRFRQNKLGFRCLILFLTIFVLSLFAELIANDKPLVVRYQQSFYFPIWKDYPETIFGGTFETATDYQDPAVKQLIQKQGWMISPPVTFAYQTPNLSLAVPVPSAPSSQNWLGTDDQGRDVFARILYGLRVSLLFGFALTLCSAVIGIMVGAIQGYYGGWIDLIGQRILEVWGGLPMLFIVMILVSMFSPSIYWLFLIMLLFGWTQLVGLVRAEFLRARNFDYVRAAQALGVTDHKIIFKHILPNAMSSSLSQIPFMLTTNIIALTALDFLGYGLPPDAASLGELLLQGKNNLDAPWLVLSGFFTLAIVLSLLIFIGEAARDAFDPRR; via the coding sequence ATGTCCCCTTTGATGCGTGCGCGTTTTGATCGATTTAGGCAAAATAAATTGGGCTTTCGCTGTCTGATTTTATTTTTAACGATCTTTGTATTGTCCTTATTTGCTGAATTGATTGCCAATGACAAACCATTGGTGGTTCGCTACCAGCAGTCTTTTTATTTCCCGATTTGGAAAGATTATCCAGAAACGATCTTTGGCGGCACCTTTGAAACTGCCACCGATTATCAAGACCCAGCTGTAAAACAATTGATTCAAAAACAGGGCTGGATGATTTCTCCACCGGTGACTTTTGCTTATCAAACACCAAATTTATCATTGGCAGTACCCGTGCCTTCAGCGCCGAGTTCACAAAATTGGCTTGGAACAGATGATCAAGGCCGTGATGTGTTTGCCCGAATTTTGTATGGCCTGCGTGTTTCTCTTTTATTTGGATTTGCTTTAACGCTGTGTTCTGCGGTGATTGGCATCATGGTTGGCGCAATACAGGGCTACTATGGGGGCTGGATTGATTTAATTGGGCAGCGGATTTTGGAGGTCTGGGGCGGCTTGCCGATGTTGTTCATTGTCATGATCTTGGTCAGTATGTTTAGCCCTAGCATTTATTGGCTATTTTTGATCATGTTGTTATTTGGTTGGACTCAGTTGGTTGGGCTGGTGCGTGCCGAGTTCTTGCGGGCGCGCAATTTTGATTATGTCCGTGCAGCGCAAGCGCTGGGCGTAACGGATCATAAAATTATCTTTAAGCACATTTTACCGAATGCAATGAGTTCAAGTTTGTCACAGATTCCGTTTATGTTGACCACCAATATTATTGCCTTAACTGCATTGGATTTCTTAGGTTATGGTCTACCGCCTGATGCTGCATCATTGGGTGAATTATTATTACAAGGCAAAAATAACTTAGATGCGCCGTGGTTGGTGCTGTCTGGCTTTTTTACATTGGCGATTGTACTGTCTTTATTGATTTTTATCGGGGAGGCTGCACGTGATGCATTTGACCCAAGACGATAA
- a CDS encoding dipeptide ABC transporter ATP-binding protein, whose product MHLTQDDNPLDQSPLFRIQQLRISTQIGQCLLENLSFDLYPEQTIALVGESGSGKTISALALLGLLPEHFIVQGKVELDGKNLLVLSQSQLQQIRGKRIGMIFQEPMTALNPLHKVERMLGESLLRLGIAKTEIRQRCMALLQDVEIHDAAHILKCYPHELSGGQRQRVMLAMALALEPEILIADEPTTALDVVLQAQILTLLKGLQRQRKMAIILISHDLNLVKHYADQVVVLNQGQVEEQGAVQKIFTYPETNYTQHLLNHNFGKALAIQPTQTLLELNNVTVKYPIHHGLFNQVKTYKIAAESIQLSLFQGEALGIVGESGSGKSSLAFAIARLISSEGSIHFQTQDLNLLTQKQLRPLRRDFQIVFQDPFSSLNPRMSVEQIIAEGLCLQPISKQQCQVEVDAVLAKVELSLTDKDKYPHQLSGGQRQRVALARALVLKPKLLILDEPTSALDRTTQLAIIQLLRRLQQQEHISYIFISHDLQVIKALCQKVLVMHQGKALEYQATTLLFSQPQTEYTRQLISASEY is encoded by the coding sequence ATGCATTTGACCCAAGACGATAACCCGCTTGATCAATCACCGTTATTCAGGATTCAGCAACTTCGTATTAGCACTCAGATAGGTCAGTGCTTACTTGAAAATTTGAGTTTTGATTTATATCCAGAGCAGACGATTGCACTGGTTGGTGAAAGTGGTTCAGGTAAAACCATCAGTGCGTTGGCTCTGTTGGGATTATTGCCTGAACATTTTATAGTACAAGGTAAAGTGGAACTCGATGGAAAGAACTTGCTGGTTTTGAGCCAGAGTCAGTTACAGCAGATACGGGGTAAACGTATTGGCATGATTTTCCAAGAGCCGATGACGGCTTTAAATCCTTTGCATAAAGTAGAACGGATGTTGGGTGAGAGTTTATTGCGACTTGGTATTGCAAAGACTGAAATTCGACAGCGTTGCATGGCGTTGTTGCAGGATGTCGAAATTCACGATGCAGCACATATACTGAAGTGCTATCCCCATGAACTGTCTGGCGGGCAGAGGCAACGGGTTATGTTGGCAATGGCTTTGGCTTTAGAGCCAGAGATTTTAATTGCTGATGAACCAACCACGGCTTTAGATGTGGTGTTACAAGCGCAAATTTTAACGTTGTTAAAAGGCTTGCAGCGGCAGCGAAAGATGGCAATCATTTTGATTAGCCATGACCTGAATTTAGTCAAGCATTATGCAGATCAGGTTGTGGTACTGAATCAAGGACAAGTTGAAGAGCAGGGTGCAGTTCAGAAGATATTTACCTATCCTGAAACGAACTATACACAGCATTTGCTCAATCATAATTTTGGAAAAGCTTTGGCGATACAGCCGACGCAAACCTTGCTTGAATTAAATAACGTCACAGTAAAATATCCGATTCATCATGGTTTATTCAATCAAGTTAAAACCTATAAGATTGCAGCAGAATCCATCCAGTTGAGTCTGTTTCAGGGAGAGGCTTTAGGCATCGTTGGAGAGAGTGGTTCAGGTAAATCATCTTTGGCTTTTGCAATTGCAAGGCTGATCAGCAGCGAAGGTTCTATTCATTTTCAGACACAAGATTTAAACCTGTTGACTCAAAAACAGCTTCGGCCACTTCGACGTGATTTTCAGATTGTGTTTCAGGATCCATTTAGTAGCCTGAATCCTCGTATGTCAGTTGAACAGATCATTGCCGAAGGGCTTTGTCTTCAGCCCATTTCAAAGCAACAGTGCCAAGTTGAAGTTGACGCTGTTTTGGCAAAAGTCGAATTATCTTTAACAGATAAAGACAAGTATCCGCATCAACTCTCTGGTGGGCAACGGCAACGTGTGGCACTTGCAAGAGCATTGGTACTCAAACCTAAGCTACTAATTTTAGATGAACCGACCTCCGCCTTGGATCGGACTACGCAATTGGCCATCATTCAATTGTTACGTCGTTTGCAGCAGCAAGAACACATCAGCTATATCTTTATCAGTCATGACTTACAAGTCATTAAAGCACTGTGCCAAAAAGTTCTGGTGATGCATCAGGGCAAAGCCTTGGAATATCAAGCCACAACACTTTTATTTAGCCAGCCTCAGACTGAATATACCCGTCAGCTTATTTCTGCTAGCGAATATTAG
- a CDS encoding NADH:flavin oxidoreductase/NADH oxidase family protein: MSQIADSIQIRNTTFKNRIIKGAMSEALANDAGQPNDLLIGLYEAWSKGGLGCAITGNVMVNVGAKNEPGVVAIETERDLEKLKQWAAVGKKHGMVQLIQLSHPGRQCPKGLNKETVAPSAVPFSPMLAAMFGTPRELKHDEILDIIQRFATAAAVCEKAGFEGVQLHGAHGYLISQFLSPLTNKRTDQWGGSIENRMRFLIDAYQAVRDATSENFIISVKLNSADFQRGGITEEDVITVFKAIDAAGIDIIEISGGTYEAPAMAGAKAESRKASTIAREAYFLEFAEKIRQHVACKLMVTGGFRTVEGMNAALESGACDFIGIARPLAVEVDLTDRLIAGHDVRYAVNQIKTGIPFVDKMAIMEIIWYAAQFKAIGQGKKPNPKLSPLLVFLNYAKGNIKAVVKGRVNSRKSA, translated from the coding sequence ATGAGTCAGATTGCAGACAGTATCCAGATTCGCAATACGACATTTAAAAATCGTATTATCAAAGGGGCAATGAGCGAAGCGCTCGCGAATGATGCAGGACAACCCAATGATCTCTTGATCGGTTTATACGAAGCGTGGTCAAAAGGCGGTTTGGGTTGTGCCATTACAGGAAACGTGATGGTGAATGTAGGTGCTAAAAATGAACCAGGTGTGGTTGCAATTGAAACCGAGCGTGATCTGGAAAAATTAAAGCAATGGGCTGCTGTGGGCAAGAAACATGGCATGGTGCAATTGATTCAGTTGTCACATCCTGGTCGCCAATGTCCAAAAGGTCTAAATAAGGAAACCGTTGCACCCTCAGCTGTACCATTTAGTCCAATGCTTGCAGCTATGTTTGGTACGCCGCGTGAACTTAAACATGACGAAATTTTAGATATTATCCAGCGTTTTGCGACAGCAGCAGCAGTATGTGAAAAGGCAGGTTTTGAAGGTGTACAGCTGCATGGCGCACACGGTTATCTGATTAGCCAGTTTCTATCACCTTTGACCAATAAGCGTACGGATCAATGGGGTGGTTCGATTGAGAATCGTATGCGTTTCTTGATCGATGCTTATCAGGCAGTACGTGATGCAACTTCTGAAAACTTCATCATTTCGGTGAAACTGAACTCGGCAGATTTTCAGCGTGGCGGGATCACAGAAGAAGATGTCATTACCGTGTTCAAAGCGATTGATGCTGCGGGAATCGATATTATTGAAATTTCTGGGGGAACCTATGAAGCCCCTGCAATGGCGGGTGCAAAAGCAGAGTCACGTAAAGCCAGTACCATTGCACGTGAAGCTTATTTCTTAGAATTTGCAGAAAAAATTCGCCAACATGTCGCCTGTAAATTGATGGTAACAGGTGGTTTCCGTACTGTAGAGGGAATGAATGCTGCACTGGAAAGTGGTGCATGTGATTTTATTGGTATTGCACGTCCATTGGCGGTTGAAGTTGATTTAACAGATCGTTTAATTGCAGGGCATGATGTCCGTTATGCAGTGAATCAAATTAAAACAGGAATTCCATTTGTCGATAAAATGGCAATTATGGAAATCATTTGGTATGCAGCCCAGTTTAAAGCGATTGGACAAGGTAAAAAGCCGAATCCAAAATTATCACCACTGTTGGTCTTCTTAAATTATGCGAAGGGGAATATCAAAGCAGTTGTGAAAGGTCGAGTCAATTCACGGAAGTCTGCATAA
- the rnt gene encoding ribonuclease T codes for MEKSVTQEENKAPVIGQRFRGFLPVVVDVETAGFNSQTDALLEIACIPIVYDENGQFVPGPSFQAHINPFEGANLDRRSLDFIGIDPFNPMRVAMAEDERSALRRIFKSLNEVRKAQHCTHAVLVGHNAHFDLGFLQAAIARSGTKNQNPFHSFSVFDTVTLSAVMFGQTVLARACIQAGIEFDGKEAHSALYDTQKTAELFCYILNKLSPHLLDSLVTEP; via the coding sequence ATGGAGAAAAGTGTGACCCAAGAAGAAAACAAAGCGCCTGTCATTGGTCAGCGTTTTCGTGGATTTTTACCTGTTGTTGTCGATGTGGAAACAGCAGGCTTTAATTCTCAAACCGATGCGCTACTCGAAATTGCATGCATACCAATTGTCTATGATGAAAATGGGCAATTTGTCCCAGGCCCATCTTTCCAAGCACACATCAATCCTTTTGAGGGTGCAAATCTAGACCGCCGCTCATTAGACTTCATTGGTATTGATCCGTTCAATCCAATGCGTGTTGCAATGGCTGAAGATGAGCGTAGCGCTTTGCGTCGTATTTTCAAATCATTGAATGAAGTGCGTAAAGCCCAGCACTGTACCCATGCGGTACTGGTGGGTCATAATGCCCATTTTGACTTAGGTTTCCTGCAGGCAGCGATTGCACGCTCGGGAACTAAAAATCAAAACCCGTTTCACAGTTTCTCTGTCTTTGATACCGTGACTTTAAGTGCGGTGATGTTTGGGCAAACGGTATTGGCACGTGCCTGTATTCAGGCTGGAATCGAGTTTGATGGCAAAGAAGCCCACTCTGCGTTGTACGATACGCAGAAGACTGCTGAACTGTTTTGCTATATTTTGAACAAACTGTCTCCTCACCTTCTTGACAGTTTGGTGACAGAACCCTAA